From Thermomonas sp. XSG, one genomic window encodes:
- a CDS encoding symmetrical bis(5'-nucleosyl)-tetraphosphatase → MAVWAIGDLQGCYDVTQRLLEKINFDPAADRLWFCGDLVNRGGQSIETLRLVHSLREQCEAVLGNHDLSLLAVAERTPDEQRRVNPDLQGVLFAEDAPELLAWLRGRPLAHVDRKLGWMMVHAGLAPKWTTHLAEKHAREVEARLRSDGYRKLLKNMYGDGPDWSPRLQGSDRDRAIINIFTRMRYCSPRGRIAFEHKGAPGTQPPGLYPWFSVPGHAPRDLKIVCGHWSTLGLFIGHGVHAIDTGAVWSGKLTALRLDGEDFQLVQVPGRDVPAPAPRQRPPRHGNKPHGNHGPRRHEGGRAPEGQGQARS, encoded by the coding sequence ATGGCCGTCTGGGCAATCGGCGACCTGCAGGGTTGCTACGACGTCACCCAGCGCCTGCTGGAGAAGATCAACTTCGATCCGGCGGCCGACCGGCTGTGGTTCTGCGGTGACCTGGTCAACCGCGGCGGGCAGTCGATCGAAACCCTGCGGCTGGTGCATTCGTTGCGCGAGCAATGCGAGGCGGTGCTGGGCAACCACGATCTGTCGCTGCTGGCGGTGGCCGAGCGCACCCCGGACGAACAGCGCCGGGTGAACCCGGACCTGCAGGGCGTGCTGTTCGCGGAGGATGCGCCGGAGCTGCTGGCCTGGCTGCGCGGACGCCCGCTGGCCCACGTGGACCGCAAGCTGGGCTGGATGATGGTGCACGCCGGGCTGGCGCCGAAATGGACCACCCACCTGGCCGAGAAGCACGCCCGCGAGGTCGAAGCCCGGCTGCGCAGCGACGGCTACCGCAAGCTGCTGAAGAACATGTACGGGGACGGCCCGGACTGGTCGCCGCGACTGCAGGGCAGCGACCGTGACCGCGCCATCATCAACATCTTCACCCGCATGCGCTATTGCAGTCCGCGCGGACGCATCGCGTTCGAACACAAGGGCGCGCCGGGCACCCAGCCACCCGGCCTGTACCCCTGGTTCTCGGTCCCCGGCCATGCGCCGCGCGACCTGAAGATCGTCTGCGGCCACTGGAGCACGCTCGGCCTGTTCATCGGCCACGGCGTGCACGCCATCGACACCGGCGCGGTCTGGAGCGGCAAGCTGACCGCGCTGCGGCTGGATGGCGAGGACTTCCAGCTGGTGCAGGTGCCCGGCCGCGACGTGCCGGCGCCGGCGCCGAGGCAGCGCCCACCGCGCCACGGCAACAAGCCGCATGGCAACCACGGCCCGCGCCGCCACGAGGGCGGCCGCGCGCCCGAAGGCCAGGGTCAGGCGCGCTCGTAG
- the apaG gene encoding Co2+/Mg2+ efflux protein ApaG encodes MSSNDYQFDIDVDTRFLDEQSAPEEDRYVFAYTIHIRNQGKVPARLLGRHWLITDGNGKVREVVGEGVVGEQPWLRPGEGFEYTSGAVLETDIGTMRGSYDVLADDGTRFAAPIPAFTLSVPRTLH; translated from the coding sequence ATGAGCAGCAACGATTACCAGTTCGACATCGATGTCGACACCCGCTTCCTCGACGAGCAGTCGGCGCCGGAGGAAGACCGCTACGTGTTCGCCTACACCATCCACATCCGCAACCAGGGCAAGGTGCCGGCGCGGCTGCTGGGCCGCCACTGGCTGATCACCGACGGCAATGGCAAGGTCCGCGAAGTGGTGGGCGAAGGCGTGGTCGGCGAGCAGCCGTGGCTGCGCCCGGGCGAAGGGTTCGAATACACGTCGGGCGCGGTCCTGGAGACCGACATCGGCACCATGCGCGGCAGCTACGACGTGCTGGCCGACGACGGCACCCGCTTCGCCGCGCCGATCCCGGCGTTCACGCTGTCCGTCCCGCGCACCCTGCACTGA
- the lptD gene encoding LPS-assembly protein LptD translates to MRPVLRLLPLSLCVALCLQARAADDPPQNWRLCPIGDVVPPFADAIRAPEGLNIDPTGETPTDIEGDLLSGTDANPVFQGNVTMRRGNQFMGADQLTFDKEAGQYAAEGSVRFQARGLRLRAARAEGDQGSDTHTMEDLQYQLLSRRGNGKADSLNLVGELGSLRGATFSTCPPEQRHWEVSARRIDIDTDSGMAVARGASLRVGKVPVLYMPWFMFPTDERRRTGLLYPSISNSGRNGFDWRQPVYLNLAPNYDATLSPRWMSKRGALLGAQFRYLLENGEGTLDGVWMPNDDLRDRSRGLAHFEGVHNLAPDWQARASLNWISDPRYYEDFSSSIDGLSQATSYSALGVYGRGRDWTAGVVADHWQLADYTLTDAVLPYDRLPRAYLNWERRVGGLLRAGVDAEAVRFHHPIYAAGSRVDLRPWIGAPLEGDAWFLRPTLAWRYTGYSLDRALGQALGGESPSRAQSIFSVDTGLFFDRETQVKGKRYLQTIEPRLFYLNVPYEDQGDMPVFDTQPLTFSWSQLFRENRYSGADRQADANQITLAVSSRMIRQADGFERFSASLGQIRYLKESLVRLPNEPVTEKGRSAWVADVNYAPTDRWTIGASYQRDPKFKRTDLASLRARYLLPDEGVFNLAYRYRRALLEQVDVSFLYPLNASWSLVGRGYYSLRDRKALESLAGVQWDSCCVAMRLVARRYVHNRAGELSNALMFEIELKGLGSAGQDARRALRRSILGYNRDDLYLVPPQTATGQPSPPDNANANP, encoded by the coding sequence GTGCGTCCCGTCCTGCGTCTGCTTCCCCTGTCCCTGTGCGTCGCGCTCTGCCTGCAGGCGCGTGCCGCCGACGACCCGCCGCAGAACTGGCGGCTGTGCCCGATCGGTGACGTGGTGCCGCCCTTCGCCGACGCCATCCGCGCGCCGGAGGGACTGAATATCGACCCCACCGGGGAAACCCCCACCGACATCGAGGGCGACCTGCTGTCCGGCACCGACGCCAACCCGGTGTTCCAGGGCAATGTGACCATGCGCAGGGGCAACCAGTTCATGGGCGCGGACCAGCTCACCTTCGACAAGGAGGCGGGCCAGTACGCGGCAGAAGGCAGCGTGCGCTTCCAGGCCCGCGGCCTGCGCCTGCGCGCGGCGCGCGCCGAGGGCGACCAGGGCAGTGACACCCACACCATGGAAGACCTGCAGTACCAGCTGCTGTCGCGGCGCGGCAACGGCAAGGCGGACAGCCTGAACCTGGTCGGGGAGCTCGGCAGCCTGCGCGGCGCGACCTTCTCCACCTGCCCGCCGGAGCAGCGCCACTGGGAAGTGAGCGCGCGCCGGATCGATATCGACACCGATTCCGGCATGGCGGTGGCCCGCGGGGCCAGCCTGCGGGTCGGCAAGGTACCGGTGCTCTACATGCCGTGGTTCATGTTCCCCACCGATGAGCGCCGGCGCACCGGCCTGCTGTATCCGTCGATCTCCAACTCCGGCCGCAACGGCTTCGACTGGCGCCAGCCGGTCTACCTGAACCTGGCGCCTAACTACGACGCCACCCTCAGTCCGCGCTGGATGAGCAAGCGCGGCGCGCTGCTGGGCGCCCAGTTCCGTTACCTGCTGGAGAACGGCGAAGGCACGCTGGACGGCGTCTGGATGCCGAATGACGACCTGCGCGACCGCAGCCGCGGGCTGGCCCACTTCGAAGGGGTGCACAACCTGGCGCCGGACTGGCAGGCGCGCGCCAGCCTCAACTGGATCAGCGACCCGCGCTACTACGAAGACTTCAGCAGCAGCATCGACGGCCTGTCGCAGGCCACGTCCTACAGCGCGCTGGGCGTCTACGGCCGCGGCCGCGACTGGACCGCCGGCGTGGTTGCCGATCACTGGCAGCTGGCGGACTACACCCTGACCGACGCGGTGCTGCCTTATGACCGCCTGCCGCGCGCCTACCTGAACTGGGAACGCCGCGTCGGCGGCCTGCTGCGCGCAGGCGTGGATGCCGAGGCGGTGCGCTTCCATCACCCGATCTACGCCGCCGGCTCGCGCGTGGACCTGCGCCCGTGGATCGGCGCCCCGCTGGAAGGCGACGCCTGGTTCCTGCGCCCCACCCTCGCCTGGCGCTACACCGGCTATTCGCTCGACCGCGCACTGGGACAGGCGCTGGGCGGGGAATCGCCATCACGCGCGCAATCCATCTTCAGCGTCGACACCGGCCTGTTCTTCGATCGCGAAACCCAGGTCAAGGGCAAGCGTTACCTGCAGACCATCGAACCGCGCCTGTTCTACCTGAACGTGCCCTACGAGGACCAGGGCGACATGCCGGTGTTCGACACCCAGCCGCTGACCTTCAGCTGGAGCCAGCTGTTCCGCGAGAACCGCTATTCCGGCGCCGACCGCCAGGCCGATGCCAACCAGATCACGCTGGCGGTCAGCTCCCGCATGATCCGCCAGGCGGATGGCTTCGAACGCTTCTCCGCCAGCCTCGGACAGATCCGCTACCTCAAGGAATCGCTGGTGCGGCTGCCCAACGAGCCGGTGACGGAGAAGGGGCGCTCGGCGTGGGTGGCCGACGTCAACTACGCGCCCACCGACCGCTGGACCATCGGCGCTTCCTACCAGCGCGACCCGAAATTCAAGCGCACCGACCTCGCCAGCCTGCGCGCGCGCTACCTGCTGCCCGACGAAGGCGTGTTCAATCTCGCCTACCGCTACCGTCGCGCGCTGCTGGAACAGGTGGACGTCTCCTTCCTGTACCCGCTGAACGCCAGCTGGAGCCTGGTCGGTCGCGGCTACTACTCGCTGCGCGACCGCAAGGCGCTGGAAAGCCTGGCCGGGGTGCAGTGGGACAGCTGCTGCGTGGCGATGCGCCTGGTCGCCCGCCGCTACGTGCACAACCGTGCGGGCGAGCTGAGCAACGCATTGATGTTCGAGATCGAACTCAAGGGGCTCGGCTCCGCCGGCCAGGATGCGCGGCGCGCCTTGCGCCGGTCCATCCTCGGCTACAATCGCGACGACCTTTATCTGGTGCCGCCGCAGACCGCCACGGGCCAGCCTTCCCCGCCCGACAACGCGAACGCCAATCCATGA
- a CDS encoding dihydrofolate reductase, protein MRVSLIAALDRNHAIGRGNALPWHLPDDLRRFKALTLGKPVLMGRRTAQSLGRALPKRTNLVLTRGGAVPFAGMQAVASLAAAFALAAEECDELCVIGGGEVYALALPQATHLHLTHVDTAVEGADAFFPRLDAQRWREAARIHHPADAAHLFAFDFVDYERA, encoded by the coding sequence ATGCGCGTTTCGCTGATCGCCGCGCTGGATCGCAACCATGCCATCGGCCGCGGCAACGCACTTCCTTGGCACCTGCCCGACGACCTCCGGCGGTTCAAAGCGCTGACCCTGGGCAAACCTGTACTGATGGGACGCAGGACGGCGCAGTCGTTGGGTCGCGCGCTGCCGAAGCGGACCAACCTGGTGTTGACCCGCGGTGGCGCGGTGCCGTTCGCCGGGATGCAGGCGGTGGCGTCCCTGGCAGCGGCCTTTGCGCTGGCGGCGGAGGAATGCGACGAGCTGTGCGTGATCGGTGGCGGCGAGGTCTATGCGCTGGCGCTGCCGCAGGCCACCCACCTGCACCTGACCCATGTCGATACCGCGGTCGAGGGCGCCGACGCGTTCTTCCCGCGCCTGGACGCGCAGCGCTGGCGGGAAGCCGCGCGCATCCACCATCCGGCGGATGCGGCGCACCTGTTCGCGTTCGATTTCGTCGACTACGAGCGCGCCTGA
- the pdxA gene encoding 4-hydroxythreonine-4-phosphate dehydrogenase PdxA produces the protein MRPLLALVPGEPAGIGPELVVQAAQRDWDADLVVFGDADTLLRAAAAMSLPLALHRSGEAPRVPHSLEIVDVPHPVLAAFGRPEPVNAASVVTALTSAAQACLEGRLHGLVTGPVHKAAINEGGIHYTGTTGLLAAHAGTEVVMMLANPAMRVALQTVHLPLREVADRITPGALERTLRIVDGALRTQFGIAAPTIAVLGLNPHAGEDGHLGREELDVIIPTLERLRLDGLRLVGPLPADTAFLPAKLHGFDAVLAMYHDQGLPVLKHADFAHAVNLTLGLPYPRVAVDHGTALDLAGTGKADPSSLFAAIRCCTQLASRRAGA, from the coding sequence ATGCGTCCCCTGCTTGCGCTGGTTCCCGGCGAGCCCGCGGGCATCGGCCCCGAGCTCGTCGTGCAGGCGGCCCAGCGCGACTGGGACGCGGATCTGGTCGTGTTCGGCGACGCCGACACCCTGTTGCGCGCGGCCGCAGCCATGTCGCTGCCGCTGGCCCTGCATCGCAGTGGCGAAGCCCCGCGCGTACCGCATAGCCTGGAAATCGTGGACGTCCCGCACCCCGTCCTGGCCGCGTTCGGCAGGCCGGAGCCGGTCAACGCTGCCTCGGTGGTGACCGCGCTGACCAGCGCCGCGCAGGCCTGCCTCGAAGGGCGGCTGCACGGTCTGGTCACCGGCCCCGTGCACAAGGCGGCGATCAACGAGGGGGGCATCCACTACACCGGCACCACCGGCCTGCTGGCGGCGCACGCCGGCACTGAAGTGGTGATGATGCTGGCCAATCCCGCCATGCGGGTGGCCCTGCAGACCGTGCACCTGCCGCTGCGCGAGGTGGCCGACCGGATCACCCCTGGCGCGCTGGAGCGCACGCTGCGGATCGTCGATGGGGCCCTGCGCACCCAGTTCGGCATCGCCGCGCCGACCATCGCCGTGCTCGGCCTGAACCCGCATGCGGGCGAAGACGGCCACTTGGGGCGCGAGGAACTGGACGTCATCATTCCGACGCTGGAGCGCCTGCGCCTTGATGGCCTGCGCCTGGTCGGCCCGCTGCCGGCCGATACCGCCTTCCTGCCCGCCAAGCTGCACGGCTTCGACGCAGTGCTGGCGATGTACCACGACCAGGGCCTGCCGGTGCTCAAGCACGCCGACTTCGCCCATGCGGTGAACCTCACCCTCGGCCTGCCCTACCCGCGGGTGGCGGTGGACCACGGCACCGCGCTCGACCTCGCCGGCACCGGCAAGGCCGATCCGTCCAGCCTGTTCGCCGCCATCCGCTGCTGCACGCAGCTGGCGTCGCGGCGCGCGGGCGCGTGA
- the rsmA gene encoding 16S rRNA (adenine(1518)-N(6)/adenine(1519)-N(6))-dimethyltransferase RsmA yields MNTGFTEPAKKHLGQNFLHEKGVIEKIVQAIDPRPGDVLVEIGPGQGALTFPLLRKHGEVTAIEFDRDLHAPLQAAAREHGQLHLIEGDVLGVDFGALAARRGDALGQIRLVGNLPYNLSSPILFHALDHAAAIRDMHFMLQKEVVERMAAGPGSKVYGRLSVMLQAYCTVTPLFVVPPGAFRPAPKVDSAVVRLVPKAAERIQVRDRAVFANVVRAAFGQRRKTLRNALNGVADGAAIEAAGLRADARAEQVEVAGFVRLANLLAGA; encoded by the coding sequence ATGAACACTGGCTTCACCGAACCGGCCAAGAAGCATCTGGGCCAGAACTTCCTGCACGAGAAGGGCGTGATCGAGAAGATCGTGCAGGCCATCGATCCACGACCGGGCGATGTGCTCGTCGAGATCGGCCCCGGCCAGGGCGCGCTGACCTTCCCGCTGCTGAGGAAACATGGCGAGGTCACCGCCATCGAGTTCGACCGCGACCTGCACGCCCCGCTGCAGGCCGCAGCGCGCGAGCACGGCCAGCTGCACCTGATCGAGGGCGACGTGCTGGGGGTGGACTTCGGCGCGCTGGCCGCGCGGCGCGGCGATGCCCTCGGGCAGATCCGGCTGGTCGGCAACCTGCCCTACAACCTGTCCTCGCCGATCCTGTTCCATGCGCTGGACCATGCCGCCGCGATCCGCGACATGCACTTCATGCTGCAGAAGGAAGTGGTGGAGCGCATGGCCGCCGGCCCCGGCAGCAAGGTGTACGGCCGCCTGAGCGTGATGCTGCAGGCCTACTGCACGGTGACCCCGCTGTTCGTGGTGCCGCCGGGCGCGTTCCGGCCGGCGCCGAAGGTGGATTCAGCGGTGGTGCGGCTGGTGCCGAAAGCTGCCGAACGCATCCAGGTGCGTGACCGCGCAGTATTCGCCAACGTCGTCCGCGCCGCCTTCGGCCAGCGCCGCAAGACCCTGCGCAACGCACTCAATGGCGTCGCCGATGGTGCCGCCATCGAAGCTGCCGGCCTGCGCGCGGACGCCCGCGCGGAGCAGGTTGAAGTCGCCGGCTTCGTGCGCCTGGCCAACCTGCTGGCCGGCGCCTGA
- a CDS encoding peptidylprolyl isomerase, translating into MTFIHRLRAPRYLAALLPVLLLAGGATAQDAASLQPVDRIAAVVNEDVILRSELDRAIANIRAQYAGQANQLPPADVLERQVLERLVLLRLQLARATDAGITASDQDLERAVQGVAQQNSMSVDQLRARLAQDGMSFTDFRNSLRDEIITQKLRQSFAQGRINVSEGEVDAAMANASATASQQFHLAHILVGTPEAASPEQIATAQKKIEGVKGLIDRGEMTFAAAAVRYSDSPNALEGGDLGWRGLNEIPPSFASVIQQMQDGQVIGPIRGPSGFQLLQLVGTRTQAAAGGEKVTQFSARQILVKVDDKTDDAAAKAKIDTLAARLAGGADFAKLASEDSDDATTRRRGGDLGWFGADTYGTAFGMQVAALSDGQTSAPFKTDAGWVIVQRSGSREIAAGDENLRAQVRETIGRRKLEEEWDRFLREMRGEAYVDVRNEEGKSSRPELPETEKEKHKVTPVERPEGSRTGF; encoded by the coding sequence ATGACCTTCATCCATCGCCTGCGTGCTCCCCGCTACCTCGCCGCGCTGCTGCCCGTGCTGCTGCTTGCCGGGGGCGCGACCGCGCAGGACGCCGCGTCCCTCCAGCCGGTCGACCGGATCGCCGCCGTGGTCAACGAGGACGTGATCCTGCGCAGCGAGCTGGACCGCGCGATCGCCAACATCCGCGCCCAGTACGCCGGCCAGGCCAACCAGCTGCCGCCGGCCGACGTGCTGGAGCGGCAGGTGCTGGAGCGCCTGGTGCTGCTGCGCCTGCAGCTTGCGCGCGCCACCGACGCCGGCATCACCGCCAGCGACCAGGACCTGGAGCGCGCGGTGCAGGGCGTTGCCCAGCAGAACAGCATGAGCGTCGACCAGCTGCGCGCGCGGCTGGCGCAGGACGGCATGTCGTTCACCGATTTCCGCAACAGCCTGCGCGACGAGATCATCACCCAGAAGCTGCGCCAGAGCTTCGCCCAAGGGCGGATCAACGTCAGCGAGGGCGAGGTCGACGCGGCGATGGCCAATGCCTCCGCCACCGCCAGCCAGCAGTTCCACCTCGCCCACATCCTGGTGGGCACGCCGGAAGCGGCCAGTCCCGAACAGATCGCCACCGCGCAGAAGAAGATCGAGGGCGTGAAGGGCCTGATCGATCGCGGCGAGATGACCTTCGCCGCCGCCGCGGTACGCTATTCCGACAGCCCCAACGCGCTGGAAGGCGGCGACCTGGGCTGGCGCGGCCTCAACGAGATCCCGCCGTCGTTCGCATCGGTCATCCAGCAGATGCAGGACGGCCAAGTGATCGGCCCGATCCGCGGCCCCAGCGGCTTCCAGCTGCTGCAGCTGGTCGGCACCCGCACCCAGGCCGCCGCCGGTGGCGAGAAGGTCACCCAGTTCTCGGCCCGCCAGATCCTGGTGAAGGTCGACGACAAGACCGATGATGCCGCCGCCAAGGCGAAGATCGACACGCTGGCGGCGCGATTGGCCGGCGGCGCGGATTTCGCCAAGCTGGCCAGCGAGGATTCCGACGACGCCACCACCCGCCGCCGCGGCGGCGACCTCGGCTGGTTCGGCGCCGATACCTACGGCACCGCCTTCGGCATGCAGGTGGCCGCGCTGTCGGACGGGCAGACCTCGGCGCCGTTCAAGACCGACGCCGGCTGGGTGATCGTGCAGCGCAGCGGCAGCCGCGAGATCGCCGCCGGCGACGAGAACCTGCGCGCGCAGGTGCGCGAGACCATCGGCCGGCGCAAGCTGGAGGAAGAATGGGACCGCTTCCTGCGCGAAATGCGCGGGGAAGCCTATGTGGATGTGCGCAACGAGGAGGGCAAGTCCAGCCGCCCCGAACTGCCGGAAACGGAGAAGGAAAAGCACAAGGTCACGCCGGTCGAGCGTCCCGAGGGTAGCCGCACCGGTTTCTGA
- a CDS encoding tRNA-binding protein produces the protein MDEIAFDDFLKVELRVGRVLSAEPFAQARKPAYVLQVDFGPELGVRKSSAQITVHYRPEDLVGRLVVAVVNFPRKQIGPLMSECLVTGFHDADGAVALCVPDRDVPLGTRLL, from the coding sequence ATGGACGAGATCGCCTTCGACGATTTCCTGAAGGTCGAGCTGCGCGTCGGCCGGGTGCTGTCGGCAGAACCATTCGCGCAGGCGCGCAAGCCCGCCTACGTGCTGCAGGTCGACTTCGGCCCCGAACTCGGCGTGCGAAAATCCAGCGCGCAGATCACCGTCCACTACCGCCCCGAAGACCTGGTGGGCCGGCTGGTGGTCGCCGTGGTCAACTTCCCCAGGAAACAGATCGGCCCGCTGATGTCCGAATGCCTGGTCACCGGCTTCCACGACGCCGACGGCGCAGTGGCGTTGTGCGTGCCGGACCGCGACGTGCCGCTGGGGACGCGCCTGCTATGA
- a CDS encoding histone deacetylase family protein, with protein MQIYTHAACLAHDTGPDHPERPARLRAVLHALEAAHPDLDWQQAPPASRGQLLRVHDAHLLDAVLETAPRELQPLDPDTLLSPQSAEAALRAAGAGVAAVDAVMSGRTRRAFCAVRPPGHHATPAAAMGFCLFNNVAVAARHAIDRHGLERVAIVDFDVHHGNGTQAIFERDPRVLYASSHQWPLYPESGARNETGCGNIFNAPLAKGADGVDFRAAWREELLPAVDLFKPQLLLVSAGFDGHRRDPLAGLLLDTADFAWLTRELVAIADRHADGRIVSTLEGGYDLATLAECVVAHIDTLRF; from the coding sequence ATGCAGATCTACACCCACGCTGCCTGCCTGGCCCACGACACCGGCCCCGACCACCCCGAGCGCCCGGCACGGCTGCGCGCGGTGCTGCATGCACTGGAAGCCGCGCACCCCGACCTGGATTGGCAGCAGGCGCCGCCCGCCAGCCGCGGCCAGCTGCTGCGCGTACACGATGCGCATCTGCTCGACGCGGTGCTGGAAACCGCGCCGCGCGAACTGCAGCCGCTGGATCCCGACACCCTGCTGTCACCGCAGTCCGCCGAGGCCGCGCTGCGTGCCGCCGGCGCCGGCGTGGCGGCGGTGGATGCAGTGATGTCCGGACGCACGCGTCGCGCGTTCTGCGCGGTGCGCCCGCCCGGCCACCACGCCACCCCGGCAGCGGCGATGGGCTTCTGCCTGTTCAACAACGTGGCGGTGGCGGCGCGGCATGCGATCGACCGGCACGGCCTGGAGCGGGTGGCGATCGTCGATTTCGACGTCCATCACGGCAACGGCACCCAGGCGATCTTCGAGCGCGACCCCCGCGTGCTCTACGCCAGCTCGCACCAGTGGCCGTTGTATCCGGAATCGGGCGCACGCAATGAAACGGGCTGCGGCAACATCTTCAATGCGCCGCTGGCGAAGGGCGCCGACGGCGTGGACTTCCGCGCCGCCTGGCGCGAGGAATTGCTGCCGGCGGTGGACCTGTTCAAGCCGCAGCTGCTGCTGGTATCCGCCGGCTTCGACGGCCACCGCCGCGACCCGTTGGCCGGACTGCTGCTGGATACCGCCGATTTCGCCTGGCTGACCCGCGAGCTGGTCGCCATCGCCGATCGTCACGCCGACGGCAGGATCGTCTCGACGCTGGAAGGTGGCTACGACCTTGCAACCCTGGCCGAATGCGTGGTGGCGCACATCGACACGCTGCGTTTTTGA